The genomic DNA CATCCCCAACTATGTTAAATGAAAGTGTTATCAGTGATATAACCACTGCAGGGATAAAAAACAAATACGGATAAGAATCTGCATAGCTGAATCCCTCTTTTACCAGATTTCCCAGAGAAGCCTGAGGAATTGGTACCCCAAGACCTATAAAGCTTAGAAAAGCTTCTGTAAAAATAATCTGCGGTATGTCAGTAGTCAGTGATACTATAATAACCCCTAAGGCATTTGGTATCAAATGTTTTTTTATGATCCACCAGAAGTTCGCTCCCAGTGACTGAGAAGCCATTACATATTCACTCTGTTTCAGCTTCAGTACTTCTCCTCTTACCAGCAGGGCATAATTCAGCCATCTTGTAAGAGACATTGCTATTATAATTGTCCAGAGACTGTTACCCATTACCACCATCAATAAGATAATATATATTAATGACGGAATTGCCATAACTATTTCTATTATTCTTGTCATGATAAAATCTACTTTTCCGCCGAAATATGCAGATATAGAACCGTAGATTGTTCCAAAAACGATACAAATCGATACCACAATTAAAGATAACATCAATGATACTCTGATTCCCTGTGATATTCTTGTCAGCTGGTCACGTCCGAAATTATCTGTCCCCAGATAAAATCTGTCTTTTATTCCCTGACCCGGTGAAAGAAAACTCTTGTCCAGATGCTGTTCCATATATTTATATCCGCTTATGTGGGTTCCCACAATTGCTACTATCATAAAAAATATTATTAAAAATAGAAAAAACATTGCTATTTTATTTTGTTTAAATCTTCTCCATGCGTCCTGCCAGAAAGTAAGACTTGGCTTATAAATTTTTTCGCTCTCTTTTGTGTCTCTTCCTATAATCTTGAATTTATCCTGTAAATACTCCATCAATCATTCGTTCCTTTCCCTAACTTTATTCTAGGATCAATTAATACATATAATAAATCTACTACAATTATCATAAAGATCAGAAAAGCGGCATAAAATACCGTAATTCCCAATACCATTGTATAGTCTCTCTGATATATACTGTCTATGTAGTATTTTCCAAGGCCGGGAATAGAAAACATATTCTCTATTACAAATGATCCTGTAAGTATTGCTGCTATTGTCGGTCCCATTATAGTTACTACAGGCAGAATAGCATTTCTGAATGCATGTTTGAATATAAGAGTTTTAGATGACACTCCTTTTGCTATGGCAAGCTTTATATAATCCTGTCCCATTACTTCTATCATTTTATTTCTCATTAATCTCGCTATTACTGCTACAGTATACAAGCCAAGTGCAATTACGGGAAGTATTCTGTATTCAGGACCGTCCCAACCAGCCATCTTTATCTTCATAAGAGGCAGATGCCACTTATCTATCCAGACCTGATTGTATACTCCTATAAAAAACCTCTGCAGAAGACCTGCAAGGACAAAACTCGGTACTGATATTCCCACGACAGCAATCATCATGACTCCGCTGTCGGATGCTTTCCCTCTTTTTAATGCTGCTATTATACCGATAGGTATTCCTACTACAAGAGAAAATATTATTGCTCTTGCTCCAAGATCTGCCGATACCGGGAAGCTTTCCTCTATAACTGTATTTACTCTTCTTCCTCTGTTTTTCATAGATTCACCCAGATCACCTCTGGCAATAGCCTTTAAGTAGTAAAAATACTGAATATGAAGTGGTTTATCCAAATGATATTGTTTCATCATATTTGCTTTTATATGAGGCGGTATTGCCTTTTCACTTTCAAAAGGATCTCCCGGCAGCATATGCAGAAGAAAAAAAGTTATTGTTATAACAAGCCATAATGTAATGACCCCGCTGCATATTCTTGTTGTTAAAAAACGAAGTAAATTTTTCATTACTAACTCCTTTATTAGAAATATTTATTTTAATCATTTTTTGGCATGATACTATATTATATTACAATTTTAAAGCTTATTCAAGTATTTTAAAATCAACATAATTCATATATAATATATATAATTAAAATTAGACACCTTGAATTAACGGCATTTGCTATCATATGTTCTTTTTTTAAAATAAAAAAAAGAGATAGTATCTCTTTTTATTTATCTAAGTATTTTAATTTTTTAATGGTGCGAGAGGTGGGACTCGAACCCACACACCAAAGGCGCTAGATCCTAAGTCTAGTGCGTCTACCAATTTCACCACTCTCGCATAAAAGATGGTGAGCCATACTGGAATCGAACCAGTGACACCATGATTAAAAGTCATGTGCTCTACCGACTGAGCTAATGGCTCATACTATTTTGTTGTCATTGAAATAACTGGGGTGACCGACGGGGCTCGAACCCGCGACAACCAGTACCACAAACTGGCGCTCTACCAACTGAACTACGGTCACCATAAATTAGTGGAGCGGGAGACGAGGGTCGAACTCGCGACATTCAGCTTGGAAGGCTGACGCTCTACCAACTGAGCTACTCCCGCATATTCTGGTCGGTGCAGCAGGATTTGAACCTGCGACCCCCTGCTCCCAAGGCAGGTACGCTACCGAGCTGCGCTATGCACCGTTTTTTACTTGACAAAAACTATATTATCACTTTTTCATTTTTTTGTCAATACTTTTATTGATTAAATTGAAAAAAAATATAAATAATTCTCCCAGAAAATACCGCCGCACTAATCTAACCCTTAAAAACAAAGCATTCTGACTATTTTGACTAATTCTCTTTTTTATTAGAAATTTCTTACACAAAATACATTATTCCGGTAAAAAAGACTTTTTATATTTTCAAAATGCTGCCTTAAAATTTATTCCTATTCTGTAATTTTCATTATTACCTGCCCCTGCCTCATATGAACCTGTAAGAAAAATACCGAATTTGTCCCCTGTTTCTGCTCCGACAGTTATTTTTGATTTAAAAACTCCTTTTTCCTTGTCAGGCTTTACAAGATCATGATAATTATCTTCTATAACTGTGAGTTTAGCTCTTTCCCGGTCATTCAGTTCAGCCAGTTCATACTCATATGCTATATCAAGCAGCCCTTTTAGTACCCAGCCGTTTTTGCCGGGTTTAGTTCCGCCCTTTAGCTCTATTCCTGCTCCGGGCTTTACGCTCCATGCATCATTACCTTCTATCTGCAGTCTTTCTGTCCCTGTTTCTCCGAATCCCGGTCTTGTAACATACATTACCCTAAAGCCTGCATACGGCATTACTGCCTTGTTTATTTTATAACCTGCCCTGTTTATACTGCTGAAACTATATGACTGATATTCTCCGTTCATCACTGATTTTCTGTCTTCCCATTCTATATTTCTTTTGACATTATGAAAACTTATTCTTCCTGTAAAATCATTTTCAAATGTCCATTGCGAGACATTATATCTGCTATGTACCCCTGCCTGCAGTGTATCAGTATCTTCCGTACTGTTATCAGAATCGGCATAATCAGTGGCTGTATGAAGATATCCCGCTGAATATCCCACAGTATTATAATATGTTCTTTCTATTTCCCTCAGTATAATTCCGCCGAAAGCTGTACTGTCATATCCCGTGATTCCTTTCTGTCTCTCTGTATTTTCAGTTTTTCCAGCTATTATGTTTATTTTTATACTTTCTTTTGTGTTATTTTCAGACCCCTGAAGTAATTCCAGCGAATCCTGAAATATATCAGCCGTATTTTTTTCTCTTTTATTCATATTTGCATATATGTTTCCTGACAGATTTCCCATAATTTTTTGAAATTTATCTTCGGTTTTTATAATATCCAGACTGTCAAAAATTTTTAGCGATTCCCCTGTTGAAAATTCATATTTTTTATCCAGCACTCCACCCAGCGGGGCATACCATTCCTTTGCGGTAAATTGTGCATAGGCAATTTTTTCCATCCATATATCAAGATTTCCGGAATTATTTATCACCGGAACCGCCCTCCAAGTCAATGACTCACTTGCTATAGGAACTATACCGTAATTAGGCCCTCCGTCTTTTGTAGACGGGTTAAATACATCTTTCAGCTTATATACCAATGCATTTGTTCCCACGGCAAAATCCGGCGTTATCAATACCGGATTATTTTTGTCGCCGTCAAAGTAAGGTGCTTTGAATTTTACTGAATCTGAGACAAATTTTGCGCCGTTATCCTCAGGCAGCACCGCATCTCTTATTGTCTCCGGATTTACTTTTATTACTATTCTCATTCCTTCATTCAGAAAATTTTCATTCACGTTTATTACTCCCGAGTTTACAATACTTGGTACTGCCAAAGGTATATCACTTTCTTTTGAAATTATATTTTTTTCATCTTCTTCAAGACCTGTGTTATTTATGTTTATTGTTCCGTTATTTTCAAAAGAGGAATTTCCGTAATAAAGTCCCCCTATTCCGTTTTTTCCGTTCAAATTTATTATCCCGTTATTTACTGCCCTTGAAGCTGTGCTTGCTGTCATTGCTGCGGAATTACTGCCATTTATATTGATTATCCCGTTATTTATTATGACGGCATTTATATTGGCATACATTCCGGATGCATTATTTCCGTTCATTGTAATTACACCATTATTCAATACTGTACTGTTTTCTGCAAATATTCCTATCGCTCCGTTTCCACCCGAAATTATATTTCCGGTATTCTCTGCCGGAATAGCTCCTTTATATCTTTTTACATATATCCCGACTCCGTTTTCCCCTGTTTCTATCTTTCCTGTATTTATAAAAGAAATATTATTTTCACCATATATCCCTATACTGTAGCTGCTGCCGTTATAGTCCGTCTGACCGTCAGCATTGTATTTCAGAGCAGAATCTCCTGTTTTTATATTGCCGTTATTTTCTATACTCCCGCCGTTATTATATATCCCCACATTTGATGTACCAAAAACACCTGTAATATCGGCATTATTTGTAATTTTACCGCCGTTCACCATATAAAAAGCTGTATTCTCCTGCCCGTCCATAAATATATCCGCACCGGTATTATTAATTATTTCTGCTGCACTGTCCGAATATGCAAAGACACTTCTGTCACTCAGTGTCATATTACTGCTGTTATACAGCTTCGTACCGGATTCCAAAACATATCCAAAGCTGTCTGTCCCGATATTCAGACTTCCGTTGGCTGTGATTGCCGTATTATTCTTCCCGTACACTCCGACTGCATTATTTCCGATTTTTATATCAGAGGATATATTTAATGAAACAGTTTCATTGTCAGCATATATTCCTATTCCTCCAGCCCCAGAAGAAATAATACCGCTGTGAACCAAATTACCGTTAAATGCATATATTCCGACTGATCCGTCATATACATTTATATTTCCTGTATTGGATATACTTCCGTCTGAATATATTCCTATTCCGGGTGTTTTACTGTTTCCGCTGCTCACAAGGAAAATCATATTGTCATTTTGCGTATTTGTACTGGAAATATTGTATATTCCCACATTCCCGTCTCCTGTAAGTCTTATTTCTCCGCTTGATGAATTTAGCACTCCTGCGGAATTTACCGAATATATCCCTGTTTCTTTATTTCCGTTTCCGCTTATCAATTTGTTATTTTCTGTAAAACCGCTGTTTTCGGTATAAATTCCCGAAGAATTATCCTTTATATATATTTCTCCCGAATTCTCAATATTCCCTGCAAAATTGCCGTATATTGCTGCAGAACCTGTTCCAGTACTTATTACTCCGTTTGAATCATTTAATGCCCTTGCTCCCCCTTCCAGATAGATTCCTGCCGAATTATTCCCCTCCAGATTTATACTCCCGGTATTCAAAGCTTCATAAGGTGCCGTTGCATATACTCCGTCCAAATAAATCCCGATCACATTGTCATACTGCGATTCCAAATGTCCGTTCACTCCCAGTGTCACCGAGGAATCTGTCCCGTAGACGAATATCCCGCCTTCTCCCAAATCCGCTGTTCCATTATATAAATAAGACATGTCTTTTATTACACCCAGCATATATGTGGAACCGGGGGTTGAGTTTACAATGAAATCCTGATTGAATAAACCGTTGAAATCACTTGTAAAATAATAAAGTATATTATTTGTTCCGTTTATATTTATTGTATTAAGTCCGCCTGCTGCATTAAATACTGTATTTCCCCGCAAATAAAAACCCAGTGCATTATTTCCGGAAAGATTCATTGTAAAACTGTTAAGATTAATAACGGAATTATGCCCGTACAACCCTATTCCCTCATTACCGACCTCTACTATTCCGCTTCCGTTCAATGTACTGTTTTCCAAAAATATTCCCACAGAATTTTCTGAATTTTTCAGCAAAATGCGGGAACTTCCTGTTAAAGTGACTCTTGCATCAGTGACAGGTACCTTTTCATTTATAGAATATATCCCGTAAATATTATCCTGATCGCTTACACTTTGTATTACACCGCTGTTATGTATTTCTATTTTTTCATTTCCATACACCGCCGATACTCCGACAAAATTATTTGATCCGTATATTCCCGCTGAATCTGCACCGCCGATATTTATAACACCATCATTAAAAACAGCTGTCCCGTTTAATGACACCAGCGCTTTTGAATTACTTCCGAGAATATTTACCGCTCCGCCGGCATTATTATATATTTCCCCGAAATCTGCCAGAATACCTGCCGAATTATTTCCGGAAAGTGTTATATTCCCGTTATTATTTATTATTACTGCATTTCTTCCCGGACTTCCGTCATAGTTAGCCTGTATTATAAAAATCTGCCCGCTTTTGCTTCCTGTTATGTCAATTCCTGTATTTACATCTATATCAGATGACGAATATATATTTTTCAGATAAGTATCATCAGGATTATCCAGATTTATATTTTTATCTACTATAAGACCCACTTTATTAAAGCCGTAGTTATAATAACCAGAACCGTTTATTTTTAAAGCATTTCCTATATTTGATAAATTAATATCCAAATTACTCAGATACTGCGGACTTACTGTTGTTTCATCAAGAAATATCAGCACTGCTTCCTTTTCCATGTTTAAATTTAATATACCAGTACCTGACACTGTATTTCTCAAAAAATTCTCCGCGTCTGTGCCTGTATTTTTATCATAATAAAAGCCAAATCCGCCGTTTTTTATATTTGCCGCGGAAATACCGTCAGTATTTAACACAGATGAGTACGATCCGGAAGAATCCTTGCTGTACAGCATAAAGCTTTCATTATTTACATTAATTGTGAATCCGTTTTTCAGATTTACGGCTGTTCCTTTATTCAGATACAGTGAAACTCCCTGCCCGAGTGTATTAATAAGTCCTGCATTCAAATTTATAACCGAACTGTCTGTTCCGAATATTGCCATATTATTACCGTTGTTTTCTATAAGCCCTCCGTTTACATTAATTGTAGAATTATCAGCTATTATTCCGGCAGAATCATTACTGCTTACAAAAATACCACCTTTATTTTCCCCTGTTCCGTTATAGGCAAGAATCCCTGAAGAATTACCCGCTCCCACTTTTATTATACCATTCTCAAGATTTACTGCATTTCCTTCATTTACAAAGATTCCTATGTTTTCACTTCCGCCGTTCAATATTTCTATAAGTCCGCTGTTTTTCGGAATGGTAGTCTGATCGGTTCCCGCCATTCCTATAGAATTCACTGCTCCGGAAAGCAGCCTTACTGTTCCGGTATTCTCTACACCGCTGTAATCAACCCGTATTCCTATCCCGTCCAGTGAGTTCAGACTGATTGTCCCGTTATTATAATAGTTTGTTTCTTCTCCGTGGAAAACATTGGAGTTATCATATATTCCATCTGCATATATTCCCACAGAATTTTTGTTATTTATGTTTATTACTCCGGCAGCCTCATTTAATACTGCATTATTTAATATCTTTACATTATAAAGGCTGTCAGTATCTTTTAAAACCACTCCCACTCCGTTTTCTCCGTTAATGTTTATAGTCCCGTTTTGAACCAGAAGATTTTCGTACATTACATCAGATGTAATATTTGCCGGTCTGGCAGGGCAGCCGGTATCCTTGTTGCAGTTTCCCCTGAGATCCTTCCCTCCTATAAATATACCGTAGCTGTTATCTCCATTTATTTCTATCAGACCTGTATTTTTTATCCCTATATCCAAATCAGTCCCGGTAGCATTAGGAGTTCTCACAGAATTTATCCCTATACTGTCATCGCCGTTCATTCTTATTATTCCTCTGTTCTCGGCTATTATCGGTCCTTCTTCGGATCCTAATGTTTCCCCCTGAAAATCAATCCCTATGACCTTGCCGTATGCTGCTCCTGACTCTATCAGCCCCTTATTTATGTAGAGGGCATCATTCCTAGCGTCTGAATAACCTCTTTCCAGTTCTACCCCTATTGAATTTCCGGAATTAATATATAAATTTCCAGTTGTTGTTAAAAATAATGCTTCATTAAGATCACCGGTTGCAGAAGTAGCACCTGTAGTTCCTGAATAGCCTCTATGAGACTCCATTGTAATAATTCTTCCGCCTGTTCTCTGACTTTCCATATCAGCAGCTATTACATATGTAACACTTCCTGTTCCGCCTAAAGGATCTGTAACATTTGTCCCTTCTACCCCTATTATCTGAATAATTCCGGTCTGTGAGCTTCCGTTTGCCAAAAAAGTATTTGCCGGTGTCTGGGTATTTGTGTTCAAATTCTGGTTATTCGCTGAATTAGTATATCCGTTTGTATTGGTACTTACATTCACAGTTATAGGCTCTATAGTTCCAAAAGATACAGGATATTGTATATTTGGTATTTCTACGTCAAAATTGGGTATCTCCATGGTTTTCACCGTAAGCAGTTCAAGAGATCCGATCTTTATTGATTCGGGATCTGCAAAAGCAAAATTATAATTATTTGGTATAATTTCCTGAATTTCAGGTTTTATCTCTTTCATGGGTATAAGTATGCCAAAATTAACCGGTATAGGTACTGCCGGATTTTCAAAATCTTTCCCATAAGAGGATTTCCCACTTTTGCTGTTTTCATAGAATGCAGAAAAAAACACCTGATATGAAAGATACTCAGGCTTTACTATAAAATCCCCCTGTTTGTAGAGATCTTCAAGTTCCTTCTGTTTTTCCTTCAGCAGCTGTTCCACTAATTTATATTTATTTTCGTAATTTTTTTTATCTGCATCAGCTATACTCTGACTGCATGTAAACTGAATAAGAATAATATATAATATAATACCTGCATATTTTTTCATAATATCTCTCCCTGAAAAAGTTTGTTTATACAAATTTTCAAACTAAAAAAAATATTTATATTACCTTATATAATTAATATATCACATTGCTGTTTATATTACAATTTCTTTTATTTTAACCAAATATATTAAAATTTTCATTCCTGTTAAAATAATATCTTAAATTAAAATGTATATATTGTAAATAATAAAAAAATACTTATTATTATATTCAACAAAATAATTACTGTTGAAATACTATTTTTTCTTTTTATAAAAAATTTCAAAATCTCCAGCAGTGGATAAACTGAGTACAAAATAATAAT from Sebaldella termitidis ATCC 33386 includes the following:
- a CDS encoding ABC transporter permease, yielding MKNLLRFLTTRICSGVITLWLVITITFFLLHMLPGDPFESEKAIPPHIKANMMKQYHLDKPLHIQYFYYLKAIARGDLGESMKNRGRRVNTVIEESFPVSADLGARAIIFSLVVGIPIGIIAALKRGKASDSGVMMIAVVGISVPSFVLAGLLQRFFIGVYNQVWIDKWHLPLMKIKMAGWDGPEYRILPVIALGLYTVAVIARLMRNKMIEVMGQDYIKLAIAKGVSSKTLIFKHAFRNAILPVVTIMGPTIAAILTGSFVIENMFSIPGLGKYYIDSIYQRDYTMVLGITVFYAAFLIFMIIVVDLLYVLIDPRIKLGKGTND
- a CDS encoding autotransporter domain-containing protein; its protein translation is MKKYAGIILYIILIQFTCSQSIADADKKNYENKYKLVEQLLKEKQKELEDLYKQGDFIVKPEYLSYQVFFSAFYENSKSGKSSYGKDFENPAVPIPVNFGILIPMKEIKPEIQEIIPNNYNFAFADPESIKIGSLELLTVKTMEIPNFDVEIPNIQYPVSFGTIEPITVNVSTNTNGYTNSANNQNLNTNTQTPANTFLANGSSQTGIIQIIGVEGTNVTDPLGGTGSVTYVIAADMESQRTGGRIITMESHRGYSGTTGATSATGDLNEALFLTTTGNLYINSGNSIGVELERGYSDARNDALYINKGLIESGAAYGKVIGIDFQGETLGSEEGPIIAENRGIIRMNGDDSIGINSVRTPNATGTDLDIGIKNTGLIEINGDNSYGIFIGGKDLRGNCNKDTGCPARPANITSDVMYENLLVQNGTININGENGVGVVLKDTDSLYNVKILNNAVLNEAAGVININNKNSVGIYADGIYDNSNVFHGEETNYYNNGTISLNSLDGIGIRVDYSGVENTGTVRLLSGAVNSIGMAGTDQTTIPKNSGLIEILNGGSENIGIFVNEGNAVNLENGIIKVGAGNSSGILAYNGTGENKGGIFVSSNDSAGIIADNSTINVNGGLIENNGNNMAIFGTDSSVINLNAGLINTLGQGVSLYLNKGTAVNLKNGFTINVNNESFMLYSKDSSGSYSSVLNTDGISAANIKNGGFGFYYDKNTGTDAENFLRNTVSGTGILNLNMEKEAVLIFLDETTVSPQYLSNLDINLSNIGNALKINGSGYYNYGFNKVGLIVDKNINLDNPDDTYLKNIYSSSDIDVNTGIDITGSKSGQIFIIQANYDGSPGRNAVIINNNGNITLSGNNSAGILADFGEIYNNAGGAVNILGSNSKALVSLNGTAVFNDGVINIGGADSAGIYGSNNFVGVSAVYGNEKIEIHNSGVIQSVSDQDNIYGIYSINEKVPVTDARVTLTGSSRILLKNSENSVGIFLENSTLNGSGIVEVGNEGIGLYGHNSVINLNSFTMNLSGNNALGFYLRGNTVFNAAGGLNTININGTNNILYYFTSDFNGLFNQDFIVNSTPGSTYMLGVIKDMSYLYNGTADLGEGGIFVYGTDSSVTLGVNGHLESQYDNVIGIYLDGVYATAPYEALNTGSINLEGNNSAGIYLEGGARALNDSNGVISTGTGSAAIYGNFAGNIENSGEIYIKDNSSGIYTENSGFTENNKLISGNGNKETGIYSVNSAGVLNSSSGEIRLTGDGNVGIYNISSTNTQNDNMIFLVSSGNSKTPGIGIYSDGSISNTGNINVYDGSVGIYAFNGNLVHSGIISSGAGGIGIYADNETVSLNISSDIKIGNNAVGVYGKNNTAITANGSLNIGTDSFGYVLESGTKLYNSSNMTLSDRSVFAYSDSAAEIINNTGADIFMDGQENTAFYMVNGGKITNNADITGVFGTSNVGIYNNGGSIENNGNIKTGDSALKYNADGQTDYNGSSYSIGIYGENNISFINTGKIETGENGVGIYVKRYKGAIPAENTGNIISGGNGAIGIFAENSTVLNNGVITMNGNNASGMYANINAVIINNGIININGSNSAAMTASTASRAVNNGIINLNGKNGIGGLYYGNSSFENNGTININNTGLEEDEKNIISKESDIPLAVPSIVNSGVINVNENFLNEGMRIVIKVNPETIRDAVLPEDNGAKFVSDSVKFKAPYFDGDKNNPVLITPDFAVGTNALVYKLKDVFNPSTKDGGPNYGIVPIASESLTWRAVPVINNSGNLDIWMEKIAYAQFTAKEWYAPLGGVLDKKYEFSTGESLKIFDSLDIIKTEDKFQKIMGNLSGNIYANMNKREKNTADIFQDSLELLQGSENNTKESIKINIIAGKTENTERQKGITGYDSTAFGGIILREIERTYYNTVGYSAGYLHTATDYADSDNSTEDTDTLQAGVHSRYNVSQWTFENDFTGRISFHNVKRNIEWEDRKSVMNGEYQSYSFSSINRAGYKINKAVMPYAGFRVMYVTRPGFGETGTERLQIEGNDAWSVKPGAGIELKGGTKPGKNGWVLKGLLDIAYEYELAELNDRERAKLTVIEDNYHDLVKPDKEKGVFKSKITVGAETGDKFGIFLTGSYEAGAGNNENYRIGINFKAAF
- a CDS encoding ABC transporter permease: MEYLQDKFKIIGRDTKESEKIYKPSLTFWQDAWRRFKQNKIAMFFLFLIIFFMIVAIVGTHISGYKYMEQHLDKSFLSPGQGIKDRFYLGTDNFGRDQLTRISQGIRVSLMLSLIVVSICIVFGTIYGSISAYFGGKVDFIMTRIIEIVMAIPSLIYIILLMVVMGNSLWTIIIAMSLTRWLNYALLVRGEVLKLKQSEYVMASQSLGANFWWIIKKHLIPNALGVIIVSLTTDIPQIIFTEAFLSFIGLGVPIPQASLGNLVKEGFSYADSYPYLFFIPAVVISLITLSFNIVGDALNDALNPKLRNS